In Mycobacterium gallinarum, a single window of DNA contains:
- a CDS encoding bifunctional nuclease family protein, with the protein MGEVRVVGIRVEQPQNQPVLLLRESNGDRYLPIWIGQSEAAAIALEQQGVEPARPLTHDLIRDVIGALGHSLKEVRIVDLQEGTFYADLIFDRDIKVSARPSDSVAIALRVGVPIYVEEAVLAEAGLLIPDENDDEATGAVREDEVEKFKEFLDSVSPDDFKAT; encoded by the coding sequence GCGTGGAGCAGCCCCAGAATCAGCCGGTGCTGCTGCTGCGCGAGTCCAACGGCGACCGCTACTTGCCGATTTGGATAGGTCAATCGGAGGCCGCGGCCATCGCACTCGAGCAGCAGGGCGTGGAACCGGCGCGACCGCTGACCCATGACTTGATCAGAGATGTCATTGGGGCCCTTGGCCATTCGCTCAAGGAAGTGCGCATTGTCGACCTGCAAGAGGGCACCTTCTACGCAGACCTGATCTTCGATCGGGACATCAAGGTGTCGGCGCGGCCGTCGGATTCCGTGGCGATCGCACTGCGGGTCGGCGTGCCGATCTACGTCGAAGAGGCGGTGCTCGCCGAGGCCGGCCTGCTGATTCCCGACGAGAACGACGATGAAGCCACCGGTGCGGTACGTGAGGACGAGGTCGAGAAGTTCAAGGAGTTTCTCGACAGCGTGTCGCCCGACGACTTCAAGGCCACGTAG